GGGTGCGCGAAAATTTTGATGGATTTAATTCCAGGTTCTATTCCCATGTTTTTGAGCTAATACTTCGCCAGCGAGGCAACTTTTTATGGCCGGCAATGTGGGGTAAAGCCTTTTTCGACGACGACCCTGAGAATGGAGTTTTGGCTGATAAGCTGGGTGTTGTAATAAGTACTTCGCACCACGAACCCATGGGGCGTGCACAGGCCGAATGGAGCCGATACGGTTCTGGACCCTGGGATTATACAAAAAACAAAAAGGTACTTGCTGATTTTTGGGAGAAAGGAATGGAACGTAACAAAGATTACGAAACCATTGTAACAGTGGGTATGCGTGGCGATGGCGATAAAGCGATGGAAGAAGGAACAAACATTGCTTTGCTGGAAGGCATTGTAAACGACCAGCGCGAAATAATTGAGCAGGTTACCGGAAAAATCCCAGAAGAAACACCTCAGGTTTGGGCCCTTTACAAAGAAGTGCAGGATTATTACGACAAAGGAATGCGGGTGCCGGATGATGTAACCTTGTTGTTGTGCGACGACAACTGGGGCAACGTACGAAAACTTCCGGCTATTGATGCCCCGGTTCATAAAGGTGGTTACGGAATGTATTACCATGTAGATTATGTTGGCGGCCCACGAAGTTACCGATGGATTAACGTAAGCCAGATTCAGCGGATTTGGGAACAGATGAACCTGACCTGGGAGCATGGGGTAGACCGTATTTGGGTGTTAAATGTGGGCGACCTGAAACCAATGGAGTTTCCGACCAGTTTTTTCCTGGATATGGCCTGGGACCCGGAAGCTTTTAATGCCGATAACTTATTTGACTATACCGTTGATTGGTGTGCCGAATTGTTTGGCGAAGAATATGCCCGTGAGGCAGCAAGAATTATTAACCTGTATACCAAATACAATCACCGGGTAACACCCGAGTTGCTGGACGAAAATACCTACAGTCTCGAAAATTACAACGAATACGAACGGGTGCGCAACGATTATCGCGACCTGGCTTTTGATGCATTACGTTTGTATAATTTTATACCCAATGCCTACAAAGATGCTTTTGACCAACTGGTGCTGTTTCCAACAAATGCCAGTGCCAATTTGTATGAAATGTATTATGCCGTGGCCAAAAATCATCACCTGGCAGCTGAAAATAACCCGGAAGCCAACTACTGGGTCAACGAGGCGAAAGCCTGTTTTAAACGCGATTCGCTTTTAACGGTGCATTACAATACACAAATTTCAGGTGGAAAATGGAACCACATGATGGATCAGACAAAAATCGGTTACAAATCGTGGAACAACCCGCAAAAAAATATTATGCCCAAAGTTATTCGGGTGAAAGAAGAAAAGGTTTCTGCTGAAAAGCTTGCGTTTAAAGAGGCTGACGGTTATGTGTCAATAGAAGCAGCTAACTATCAGCAAAGCGGCACAAGCAAAACAATTAAATGGAAAGAGATAACCGACCTCGGGAAAACAGAATCGGGGATAACAACCTTTCCGCAAAATGCTTATCCAAATAAAAAAGACGAGGTATACCTGGAATATGCTGTTGAATTTGAGTCAACCGGAGATGTTGAAGTGAGTGTACTTGTTTCGCCAACCCTGAACTTTAATGCTAACAAGGGATTACGGTATGCCATTTCGTTTGATGGTGATGCAGAGCAAATTGTGAATTTTAACGAAGCGTACCGCGGTGAGTTAGGCCCATGGCAAGCCAATAGGATTATTACCACAAAAACAACACACAATATCGATAAAGCAGGTGTGCATCGCCTACGAATTCGGGTACTGGAACCAGGAATTGTTTTACAGAAAATTTTAATTGATACCGGAGGTTTGAAGCCGAGTTATCTTGGACCACCGCAAAGTGAACAAGTAAAATTGTAAAAAATGAAGATCAATAGGATACTATTAAATAGCATCGTTGTATTGCTGTTGGTGTTGTTTTGCGGCACCTTAAATGCAGCAGTAAAATTGCCTCGTTTGGTAAGCAACGGCATGGTGCTGCAGCGCAACGAAACCATTTGTATCTGGGGCTGGGCCGATGCCGAAGAAAATGTTGAAATAGAATTCTTAAATAAACAATATAAAACCAGGGCGGACAGGAACGGAAACTGGCAGCTTGAGCTAAACGCAATGGCTGCCGGTGGTCCGTATTCCATGAAAATTAATGATGTTGAACTCAACAATATTTTGGTTGGCGATGTATGGCTTGCCTCGGGTCAGTCAAACATGGAACTTTGGTTAAGTCGCGTTACCGATTTATATGCCAATGAAATAAGCCGGATAAATAATTCGGATATTCGCTTTTTTCGTTCATCAACCCGCGAAAATGCCGAAGATGCAAAAAGCGATTATCCCGATGGAAAATGGCTGCCCGCAAGCCCGGGAAATGTGATGGGATTTTCGGCTGTTGCCTGGTTTTTTGCCAGTAAAATTCACGAACAAGAAAAGGTTCCGGTTGGGATTATAAGCACCGCAATAGGCGGTTCGCCGGCCGAGGCCTGGTTAAGCAACGAAAAAGCAAGGCCATTTTTAAACGAATGGCTGGAGCGCAAAGCCGAAATCGATGCCGAAAATGAAAAACGAAGCAATGCCGATAAAGCCTACAATTGGTGGCACGAAGTAAATAAAAACGACCCGGGCGTAGGAAAATGGTCGAAAAACGATGTTGATGTTTCTGGGTGGTCACAGATTTCTTTACCCGGTTACTGGAATGATAAAGGAGTAGATATTAGCAACGGTTCAATTTGGTTTTGTAAGGAGTTTCAACTCGACGAATCCCTGGCTGGTGAAGAAGCGATTTTGCGTTTGGGACGTATCATTAACAGCGACTCGGCCTTTGTAAACGGAACTTTCGTGGGGAATATTACTTATCAATATCCACCGCGCATTTATACCATTCCTGAAGGTGTTCTTAAGGCCGGAACAAACAAGATAATGGTTCGCGTATTTAACCAGGGCGGAAGAGGTGGTTTTGTGGAAGAAAAACCCTACGAAGTGCGTGTTGGTAACAAAGTTATCGATATTACCGGCGACTGGCACTATCACATTGGGGCCGAGCTAAATCCACCCAAATCAAGTGGAAGTCTTTCGTTTCGTCCGGGCGGGCTTTTTAATTCTTTAATCAGTCCTATAAAAAACCTGTCAATCAAAGGTGTTATCTGGTATCAGGGCGAGTCGAACACCGGGCGCCCCAATGAGTATGCCCACCTTTTCAAAGATTTGATACTGGACTGGAGAACACAGTTGAACCAGCCCGAATTGCCGTTTTTATATGTGCAGTTGGCCAATTTGGGGCTTCCTAAAAAACAACCAGGCGAAAGCGGTTGGGCCCAAGTACGTGATGCACAACGCCGTGTATTGGAGTTACCCAATACCGGAATGGCAGTGGCTTTTGATTTGGGCGAGTGGAACGATATTCATCCCTTAAATAAAAAAGAAGTGGCAAATCGCCTGGCGCTCGAAGCACAACGGGTGGCTTATGGAAATCAGGAAGTAGTTAGCTCCGGACCATTGTACAGAAGTATGGAAATACAAAACGGCGCCATTGTACTAAGCTTTTCATCAGTGGGAGAGGGTTTGTTTGCCAATAACCTGCTCGAAGGATTTCAGATAGCCGGTGATGATGGCAGTTTTGTTTGGGCAAAAGCAGTAGTGTTAAGCAAAAACACGGTAAAAGTGTGGAGCGATAAAGTGCTTCAGCCCAAAGAGGTGAGGTATGGCTGGGAAGATAATCCGGAGTATGCAAACCTAAAAAACAAGGCCGGCTTACCCGCTTCGCCATTTACAACCGA
Above is a genomic segment from uncultured Draconibacterium sp. containing:
- a CDS encoding sialate O-acetylesterase, which codes for MKINRILLNSIVVLLLVLFCGTLNAAVKLPRLVSNGMVLQRNETICIWGWADAEENVEIEFLNKQYKTRADRNGNWQLELNAMAAGGPYSMKINDVELNNILVGDVWLASGQSNMELWLSRVTDLYANEISRINNSDIRFFRSSTRENAEDAKSDYPDGKWLPASPGNVMGFSAVAWFFASKIHEQEKVPVGIISTAIGGSPAEAWLSNEKARPFLNEWLERKAEIDAENEKRSNADKAYNWWHEVNKNDPGVGKWSKNDVDVSGWSQISLPGYWNDKGVDISNGSIWFCKEFQLDESLAGEEAILRLGRIINSDSAFVNGTFVGNITYQYPPRIYTIPEGVLKAGTNKIMVRVFNQGGRGGFVEEKPYEVRVGNKVIDITGDWHYHIGAELNPPKSSGSLSFRPGGLFNSLISPIKNLSIKGVIWYQGESNTGRPNEYAHLFKDLILDWRTQLNQPELPFLYVQLANLGLPKKQPGESGWAQVRDAQRRVLELPNTGMAVAFDLGEWNDIHPLNKKEVANRLALEAQRVAYGNQEVVSSGPLYRSMEIQNGAIVLSFSSVGEGLFANNLLEGFQIAGDDGSFVWAKAVVLSKNTVKVWSDKVLQPKEVRYGWEDNPEYANLKNKAGLPASPFTTEK
- a CDS encoding glycosyl hydrolase 115 family protein, which produces MNQISLGKRILFGVGILTAFVTLAFAGKRCDNVIPSFVKNEHNFVLASENFATPVVISKNDFDGVKMVAEWFVNDVKMVCGTQPEIYEQDYQEHTQIVLVGTIGNSELLDKLVADGLLDVSEIEGQWERSLTEVIENPFPGVEKALVLAGSDKRGTIYAMLNLSREMGVSPWYYWADVPVKTQETILVNPERKITKSPAVKYRGIFLNDEEPALGGWVRENFDGFNSRFYSHVFELILRQRGNFLWPAMWGKAFFDDDPENGVLADKLGVVISTSHHEPMGRAQAEWSRYGSGPWDYTKNKKVLADFWEKGMERNKDYETIVTVGMRGDGDKAMEEGTNIALLEGIVNDQREIIEQVTGKIPEETPQVWALYKEVQDYYDKGMRVPDDVTLLLCDDNWGNVRKLPAIDAPVHKGGYGMYYHVDYVGGPRSYRWINVSQIQRIWEQMNLTWEHGVDRIWVLNVGDLKPMEFPTSFFLDMAWDPEAFNADNLFDYTVDWCAELFGEEYAREAARIINLYTKYNHRVTPELLDENTYSLENYNEYERVRNDYRDLAFDALRLYNFIPNAYKDAFDQLVLFPTNASANLYEMYYAVAKNHHLAAENNPEANYWVNEAKACFKRDSLLTVHYNTQISGGKWNHMMDQTKIGYKSWNNPQKNIMPKVIRVKEEKVSAEKLAFKEADGYVSIEAANYQQSGTSKTIKWKEITDLGKTESGITTFPQNAYPNKKDEVYLEYAVEFESTGDVEVSVLVSPTLNFNANKGLRYAISFDGDAEQIVNFNEAYRGELGPWQANRIITTKTTHNIDKAGVHRLRIRVLEPGIVLQKILIDTGGLKPSYLGPPQSEQVKL